The nucleotide sequence GGAGCTCGGCGAGATGAGCGCGGATTTTATCGTATCAGTGGGCGCATTGATGATGTCGTGAAAGTGTCGGGACATTTGATCGGTACGGCGGAAGTTGAAGATGCAATTAATCTCCATCCGCTGATTGTTGAATCCGCAGCGATCGGTGTGCCTCACCCTATTAAAGGCCAAGGTCTCGTGGCATTTGCTACTCCGAACTCAGGGCAAATACCTAAACCAGATTTATTGAGAGAATTAAATGAGATCATTACGAAAAATATCGGACCTCTTGCTAAGTTAGAGCGGGTGATTGTGGTGAGCGGACTTCCCAAAACTCGCTCAGGAAAAATCATGCGACGAATCTTGAGAAAGGCTTTCGAAGGCGATGTGGATCAACTCGGCGACACTTCGACATTATTAAATCCAGAGGTGGTCGATGAAATCCTTCTCAAATGTAGTGCAATAGAGCTCAAATAGTGCGGCGAAACATAAGGGCTTCTTATACTAAGGATAACGAAGATTATTTTGATTAATACCTCGCTGATCAATATAACTAGTCCCACTAACAGAGAGTTCAATTTGGGGATCGAAGGTTAGGGATCGAAAGATCCATCAAAAAAAAGGAATTGGGGATTGAACCGGCCCTTTACGTTTGGGGAAATGTAACTGGGCCCGGTATCTTGTCTGCGCTTTTCAGCAGTTTGATTTCAAAAAGTCTTAAAAGAAAAATCAAAAAATTTAGAAACAGTTTCTCAGGGACACGGGCTCCATGCCCTCGCCCGTTTTTCCGACAGGAAGTCGGAAATCGCGTCACGCTAACGGGAGGTCCCTTCGAATCTATTTCTAAATTTTTTGATTTTTCTTTTAAGACTTTTTGAAATCAACCTGCTGAAAAGGCTTCGTGCGAATAGGTTGGCTGGAATGTTTCGTGGGGTGGGGGGGGGTGGGGGGTCGGGGACTTTACTGGGTGGGGGCGGGGGTTGAGGTGACGAAGGTTGGGGGTTTTGAGGTGGAGCTGGATGACGGTCTTGAGGTTTTGGTGAGAGTGATGCTGAAAGTAGAGTGTTGAGGTAAGCTTATCTTTATAAAGCTGGGACATTCGGATTTTGGGGGGGGCGTCTCTGGGTGAGGCAGTCTCGAATTTATAAGCAATCTAGGGCGCTCGGATGGGATTGGGCTTTAGGAAAGTGTTAAGAATTCCGAAGATATATATGTGGAGAAGTCGGTCATGAAGGTTTTGTTTTTTTTAATTTTGATGATTCAGTTTCGAGCCTATGGCCAGATTGATCATATCAAAACATGTGCGGGCGATACGCCGACAGAATATGTCGATGAATGTCTTTTTCCGAACGATGATCAAAAGATTGTAACGTGTTGTGATACTAAAGGTGCGGTCTTCTGTGGACCGTCTCAGTGCATTTGCGCCAAAGGTGCCGCTAAAGTGGAACGCTTGCAGACGGATGCTATTAGAAATCTTTGCGAATCGAAAGCGGCGCAAGAGCATCATTATAAAATTAGAGAAGCTCGCGAACTTGCGGCCTCTAAATCTCAGCGCAAATAATAATTCAAAATTAAATTAAAAGTTTCATGCAGAAGACGGAGCCGCCGGCCTTCATGAATTCGGATGTTTCTACGGGATGCACCCGGAAACCTAATTTTTTAAGTTGGTTCGAAGTGTACTCGCTGCCTTTTTGAATCACCACATCGGTCCCGTGGAGGCAGCACGCATTAGCGGCGAAGTTTTGCACCGCCTCGTCCGAGGGAACGCGAATCAGATTTCTAAAGCGCGATTTAAGAATCAGGAGACCTTCGGGAGTGAAAGCCTCTTCGACGTAGAGAGCGGAGTCTTTATTGAGGATACAAAGGCAAGTGTCCAGATGATAGAAGTTTTCGTTCACAAGTTTTAAAGTATGGATGTGCAGGCCCGTGATGTTTCCAATTTGAGTGTAAACATCTTGTTCGGTCCGATAGCCGTAGCCTCCAAAGAGCTCTTGAGTTTCGTAGTTCCACAGTAGGTCGCCCATGCCCTCGAAGGACTTTCCGCTCGTGCTAATCGGATAGCATTCGATATTATTTTGCGTAGCCCACTGATGAAAGTGTTCGACCTCGTCTTGGCGCTGAATGGACTGCATGCGACTTAAAATCACTTGGAGAGACTTATTTTTGTAAAACGGGAACATTTGGTTCGCACAAAAAACCATGTCGGGCAGCCCAGGTTGGCCCTCGATCACTTCGACTTGTAGATCTAGGCTCTCGAACTTTTGTTTAAGATTTTCCCACTGGCGAACGGCGCGGGTCTTATCAATTTTCTTCAACTGGCCTGATTTGTCGACCATATGCGGGTTGATGCTGTATTTGATGTCGAAGAAGTCGGGCTTTACCATGAGCATTTTCTGGGGCCACATAAGAATCTCCTAGTGAGGGCACTTACACAATTGATGATTGTAGTAATGAGCCAATAACATCAGTGCGCTACCGGTGACGCTGAGGGGAACACTCACGATCATTGTATGCGCGAAGATCAAGCTAAATATGAGGAGGGGCATACCGACGCAAGCAAAGCGCAGTGCTTTTTTAGAGCCATGAATCAAAAAGCCTTTCCAAAATGTAATCCCAGAGACGGAGATTAATAAGATCATCACAATGTCGAACCAAAGGTGAGAACTCTCATGGGTAATGAGAAACGGAAAGAACATCATAATGAGGGGAATTGAACAGCAATGAATGAGACAGATGGCAGAAGCGCTGATCCCGAGATATTCAACCCAAGCGTGGTTTTTCATGGACCTAAATTATTGATTTCTTTAGCATAATGCAACCAATTTGCGTTTTTGGGAAGGAGTTGGGATCGCTTTAAAAAATTGTCTCAAAAAAAGACAAAGAAATTCATGGGGTTACAAATAAAGTATAAAAATGGGAAAAATTTTCCTCATTTTCTGAGACGACCTTACCGATAGATTAAATGAAGCAATTGAGAGCAATTAATTAATCTTTGGGAGGTTATCAATGGCATTCTCTAAGTTCATCATCGTGAGTGACGACCCGGTCATCATTCATAGAGGTCAGGAGTTTGCACAGACTCTAGGTGTTCAGTGCGATGTTCAGTCGCCAAGTTTTTCATCTTCGTCTGTTCCATCACTGTCTGTTGGCAGTGGACAAAATAATTCAGTAAGCAACGTTTTGCCATTTCCTGGTGTAGGAATGAGTTCAAGCTCAAACGGTGCTGTGGCTACAATCAACGATCTCGAAGCACAAGCTATCGAAAAAGCGATCCACTCTTTCCGTGGTAACCTCACTGAAGCTGCAAAAGCTTTAGGTATCGGTCGCGCAACGCTTTACAGAAAAGTGAAACTTTATAACATCGATCCATCTCAAGCACGCAGACGTCGCGCTGCTTAAGGCTCGTGAGGCTCTCAATGCAGAAAAAAGTCAGGGTTAAATCCTGACTTTTTCTATTTGTGCTTTGGACTCCACCATCGAGGCACCGCGAGCCATCGTAAATGGACATCTTGTTTTTTTAAATGCGTCTCAAATTCCAATTTAGCGACGCCCCCTTTTTTATAACTCAAAAAAGGACGTGTTGATCCCGTCAAAAGATAAGATGTAAATTCTGAGAGATGAGGCTCATGCCCAACAATGGCTAGAGAAGGGCTCTTGTATTTATTAATCTCCTCGATAAGTCCATCGTGATCTCTATTCGGAGTCAGTCGTGTCGTCTCAATCCGTTGAGCCTTAGGAAAATACTCCGCCAAAATCTCCGCCGTTTGCAAAGCTCGCGTCCAAGGACTAAACAAAATCGTCTCCAAGGATTCCAGTCGAGCCAAAGCCTCAAACCCTGCGTGAAGCTTCTTAATCCCATCCTTCGTTAAAGGTCGAAGCGAATCATCACTCTCGCGCAAAGCAAACTCCACCTTATCCTCAGCAACCCCATGTCGAACCCCAAAAAGAAATTTTCCCATCCAAAAACCCTAACCCCACCCCATTACCCAGTCAAAACCCTAAGCGTCCAAATCAATGACATAAAGGTGCTCGCTTTTCTTTTGCTTTGTTTTTGAGTTTTAAAATAGCATCGAGAGGACCTCCCGTTAGCGTGACGCGATTTCCGACTTCCTGTCGGAAAAACGGGCGAGGGCACGGAGCCCGCGTCCGAACGAAGCTATTTTAAAACTCAAAAACAAAGCAAAAGAAAACCTGGACCAGTACCAGTGTCTCGTTTTGAGACTCGCAAAACCGTTTACAATTAAGACAGAGTGTAAAGGGGAGTGACGCTTTTTGTAACGATTGGGTCTTTAATTGTTTGTGGTCTGGTATAAAGTTCGCAGTGATTCATTGTGTACGAAGTTGTGTTAAAATTCTTAAGGGCTGGGGGAACAATGTCAGATGATCGCAAAGTCATTCCGTTAAAAACCAAATACAAAAAATCTTTAGTGAGTACGACTCCGAATGATGTTCGCGCCGCCGCAACAGCGACTTTAGCCTTTACGCTCTTTTTAATGGTCGGTCTCAATTCCTCTCTGTTCAGTGGATCGAAAGAGCCACAGACAAATCTTCGTGGCATTGCGAGTGTGTCCAAGGGCGTTGAAACGGAGTGGAGAGAAAATATCGAAAAGTTAAACTCCAAAGAGATGGTTGTGGAATCGGCGAAGCGCCCATCCCCAATGGACTCTTTAAGCTTTGGACTTCTTGAGGGTAAGTATTCGATGAAGGTTCAGGGTGGTCGTATTACTCAAATCGAGTTTGATCGCAACGAAAAGCATCAGCCTAAAACATTACAAGATCGCATTCAGTTTATCCATAAGTTCGCTGACGTTTTTGTGCCCGGATTTAAAGTGGCGCAAAAAGCAGGCATCGAAAAAGTCGACACCGGTTTTCGCGAAACCTATCGTGTAGATAGCGCGTGGGGCGAAACGTGGTTTGATTTCCAACTGGACGACCAAAAACGCCTCATTTCCCTCGAAGTGAAAAAATAAAAATTTAAATTTTGCGACAATGAAGAACAATTGCTTGCGTCTTTTTTCGAAAGACGCATAATTTGCGGATATGCGTTGGATACTCACGTCTTTATTTATTTTTTTTGTAGGCTGCACTTCGGCCATGATTCCTTTTTCAAAGGAAGATCCCCTCACGGCGCCAGAGGATAAGCAAATTCAATTTTACCTGCAGGATCTGGAGCAAGGATGCCGTGACTACCAAGGGCCGGGAGATCTCATTACGCCCCAGCAGCGCATTTGTGAGACCAGCAAGCTCAGCACGTTTGCAATGAGATCTGACGAAGAAGGCTTAATTCCTATTCCGTTTGAAAATGGTGTTCTGATTCCACCTAAAGTGATTGCAGGCGCCGCACTCAATGACTTTCAACAAAACGTGATCTTGATCCACAATAAATCAATCAGTTTTAAAGAGGCCATTGTTAATCTTCTTGCAGTTAAAATGAATGATCTCTATCGCATCGAGTTCAAGAACAACTGGATATATATCACGGTCGAGAGTCTCCGAGTGACGGAAGATAATCTCTTTAGTAAAAGTATATCCGACCTCGGTTTCGCTCTGAAGCGCGAGCACGATCCGGACAAAAAAAATCTCATCCAGGTTGCGATACTGAGTAAATACGCGGACGTGAGCTTTAAGTTCGATAGAGAAAACACGTTATCAGCCAAGGAAATCTCTGAGCACCTCCTTACGGAAGCGATAAAAAATAAAAAGGCCTGGTGGTATGGGAAGGTGATCTTTGAGGCGAACACCGTTTTAGGAAAATTAGCGTTGATGAATAATAACTTGCAAGAGGCCAATCGGCGTCTCCTGAAATCGGTCGATCTCGATCGGAATTCTTTATTTGCGTTAAGTCCCTACCGAAACACACAGTTAGCAAAACCGCTGCTCGAGAGAAAACAAAAGAAGACGGTCCAGCAGTTTTTGCGCAAATTACGAACGTTACGACTCCCCAGAACCGACGTGGACGACATTAAATTTTGGGAAGATGAACTTAAAAAGTCGGGGATAACTCAATTCAAACCCATCTACGAAAGATAGGGACGAAGGAAGGTACCGGGTACCTTCAGTCATTGTGGAGAGATGACTCGACCAATGTCGAATTTTCGCTCGATAACCTGCTGTGTCCTGATCTGAGATTTGTTTAAGATTTTTCCATAATTTCCGATAAATAAGAGTGAACTCCTTAAAATTGATCGGCTTTATTCTATTTTTATGCCCACTTCAGGGGATAGCGCAGGTTCCTGCGAGTTTTGTCTATCAGGGCCAAATTACCAAAAGTGGTGGGTTGCCATTAGAAGCCAATCCCGTTGTCTTTAACGTCCGCATTTATTCCGCCGTCAATGATTGTTTAATGTATGAAGAGCAGCACTCCGTCAATATGCTGGGGAGTGAAGGGGCGTTCTCGCTCAATATCGGAGCAGGAATTCGCTCAGGTTCGGACTACGAAGATACATCTTCGATCATCGATATTTTTAGAAATGGAATTAATCACACGGGCATTACAACATGTGCGGCAGGAACAAGCTACAATGCAATTGCCGGTCACACTCGAAAAGTCCGCATCGGTTATAACGATGGCTCGGGACTTGTCACGTTGGCTCAGGATTTTCATTTGCAGACCGTTCCCTACGCTTGGTATGCGAACAGTTTACAAGGACTCACCGCAAGTAATTTTGTGCAGATCAATCCTGGACAAAATATCACGCAAGCGAATTTAGAAAATCTACTTGGCGGCACGAATTACAATACTCTTTATAATTTAGCCAGTGGAACTTCGACCACACCGTTAACCATGAACGGTCAGCAGATCAAAAACTTAGCCGATCCGACATTAGCTCAAGATGCCGCGACTAAGAATTATGCCGACACGAAAATTGCGGGTGCTAATATCGACGTGAGTGGGGTGGGGGCCGGAACTGGAAATGGTCGAATCCTCTCCTGGAACGCGACGCTCAATCGTTGGGAGGCCGTAGTGCCGTCGACGATGACCGACGCGACGAAGCTACCACTTGCCGGTGGAACCATGGCCGGAACCATTAATATGAACGGCAATCAGATTTTGAATACAGGCCACATTACAATGCAGAACCTATCGACTGTGACGCTGGGAAAGTTTTCAAATGCTCAAGAGACGACTCTTGTGGGTACACTCGCGATCGGAAATAGAGGGGCCACATGGTATAACACGGACACCGATAGAATCATGTACTGGGATGGAAATAGTGCGGAGGCGGTGGGTGCGGGTAGTGGCACAGGTGATATCGAAGGCGTCGTGACCAACTCAGGTTCCGCTCTCTCTGGCGGCGTGACGAGCGGAACGGCGACACTTGCGGTGGTCACCGATGGTGTGACGATAGAGACTAACGGATCCAATCAACTCCAAGTGAGAGACGGCGGTATCGGTTCGGCGAAGCTCTCCACCGACGCGGTGACAACATCGAAGATATTAGATGGCAGTGTGACGACTGCAAAAATCAACTCACTCAGTGTAACAAAAATTACAAGTGCCGCGGCCGAATACTTCTCCTACATGCCAGCGGGTACGGAATGTACCAGCAACTACACAATGATCTGGGATGCGGTCAATGACCGTTGGATTTGCGGGGCTTTGCCGAGCAACTTCACGGCCATCGCGGATGCGGACAACGATACGAAAATTCAACTGGAAGAAAGTGCTGACGAAGACAAAATTCGATTCGACACCGCCGGCACGGAACGTATGGTGATCGACGAAACCGGTCGCGTCGGTATTGGGACGACGACCCCAGCTCCTGTGGTGGCTAATCGCAAAGTTTTGGATATTTACGACGGTTCCGCAAATGGAGCTGAGCTTAAGCTCTATTCGACAACCACACAGTTTCGAATTTTTAATAACAATGGGTCAAATGAAGTCGGCTTTGGATCGGATTCGAACTCGACCGTGCATCTCTACACTAATGGCGGTGGAAATCGAAGGATTTCTATTTTAGGAACAGGGAACGTAGGTATTAATAGTTCAAGTCCGCAATCTCAATTGGATGTTGCGGGAACCATACGTGCCAATGAAATTTGCGACGAAGCGGGTTCAAACTGTAAGGACATTTCTAGTGGATGGGGCGCCGGTGGTGACATTGATGGCATTCTCACCAATGCGGGCTCGGCTCTAAGCGGAGGGACGGGAAGTGGAACAGCCACTCTGTCCGTCGTGACCGACGGCACGACCATCGAGACCAACGGTACAAATCAACTTCAAGTTAGAGACTCGGGTGTTTCCTTAGCTAAATTAGCGGCAGATTCGGTCAACAGTTCAAAAATTGTCGATGGTTCTATCACGAACGCGGACATTAACGCGGCAGCAGCGATTGCGTGGAGTAAAGTTGATAAGA is from Bdellovibrionales bacterium and encodes:
- a CDS encoding MerC domain-containing protein, with product MKNHAWVEYLGISASAICLIHCCSIPLIMMFFPFLITHESSHLWFDIVMILLISVSGITFWKGFLIHGSKKALRFACVGMPLLIFSLIFAHTMIVSVPLSVTGSALMLLAHYYNHQLCKCPH
- a CDS encoding histidine phosphatase family protein encodes the protein MGKFLFGVRHGVAEDKVEFALRESDDSLRPLTKDGIKKLHAGFEALARLESLETILFSPWTRALQTAEILAEYFPKAQRIETTRLTPNRDHDGLIEEINKYKSPSLAIVGHEPHLSEFTSYLLTGSTRPFLSYKKGGVAKLEFETHLKKQDVHLRWLAVPRWWSPKHK